From a region of the Thermomicrobium roseum DSM 5159 genome:
- a CDS encoding hydroxyacid-oxoacid transhydrogenase translates to MSANLTQTVIAMDLVPFRFGPGATADVTVELERLGARRVLLVTDRHLRQHGLVEPVEAAILRAGAEVVVFDQVHIEPTDRSLRDAIAFAQRVQPDAYVSLGGGSTIDTAKAMNLFTSYPADLFDYINKPVGRGNPVPGPLKPHLALPTTAGTGSETTAVIALELTDRRLKTGISHRFIRPTMAIVDPLNTVTCPPMVTAFAGLDVLCHAIESYTAKPYHVRPRPDSPTERPAYIGSNPVADLWSAQAIRWGARYLRRAVYNPLDLEARTFMALASLTAGIGFGNAGVHIPHAMSYPIAGLVRDFFPPNYEVDEPLIPHGLAVVVGAPAGLRFTAPAWPERHAEVAEMLGIDTRGLPVRAAAEAVADALIQLMRDLGLPSGLAELGFTESDIPALVEGTLAQQRILVNSPRPVDERALRAIYREAMRYW, encoded by the coding sequence ATGAGCGCGAACCTGACCCAGACCGTCATCGCCATGGACCTCGTCCCCTTCCGTTTCGGGCCCGGTGCGACCGCTGACGTGACCGTTGAACTCGAGCGGCTCGGGGCACGCCGCGTCCTCCTCGTCACTGACCGTCATCTGCGACAGCATGGCCTGGTCGAGCCAGTCGAGGCAGCGATCCTACGTGCTGGTGCGGAAGTGGTCGTCTTCGACCAGGTGCACATCGAGCCGACCGATCGCTCGTTGCGCGATGCCATCGCCTTCGCCCAACGCGTCCAGCCGGACGCCTATGTTTCGCTCGGTGGTGGGAGCACGATCGACACAGCTAAGGCGATGAACCTCTTCACGTCCTACCCGGCTGACCTCTTCGACTATATCAACAAGCCGGTCGGTCGAGGCAATCCAGTTCCCGGCCCATTGAAGCCGCACCTGGCACTCCCCACGACCGCCGGTACAGGCAGCGAAACCACCGCGGTGATCGCCCTCGAACTGACCGATCGTCGGTTGAAGACCGGTATCTCGCACCGTTTCATCCGCCCGACCATGGCGATCGTCGATCCGCTCAATACGGTCACGTGTCCCCCGATGGTGACCGCGTTCGCCGGGCTGGATGTCCTCTGCCATGCGATCGAGTCGTACACAGCCAAGCCGTATCACGTCCGTCCTCGACCGGACAGCCCGACCGAGCGACCAGCCTATATCGGGTCCAACCCGGTCGCTGACCTGTGGAGCGCACAGGCTATCCGGTGGGGTGCACGGTATCTACGGCGAGCAGTCTACAACCCGCTCGATCTGGAGGCCCGCACCTTTATGGCGCTGGCTAGCTTGACGGCCGGTATCGGCTTCGGGAACGCCGGGGTCCACATCCCACACGCCATGTCCTACCCGATCGCCGGGCTCGTTCGTGACTTCTTCCCGCCCAACTACGAGGTCGACGAGCCGCTCATCCCGCACGGCCTGGCCGTCGTCGTGGGCGCTCCGGCTGGTCTCCGCTTTACAGCACCGGCCTGGCCCGAACGACACGCTGAGGTGGCCGAGATGCTGGGGATCGACACCCGCGGCCTGCCAGTCCGCGCAGCTGCCGAAGCGGTTGCCGATGCACTCATCCAGCTCATGCGCGATCTCGGCCTGCCGAGTGGTCTCGCGGAACTCGGCTTCACCGAGAGCGACATCCCCGCACTCGTCGAGGGAACACTGGCCCAGCAGCGCATCCTGGTGAACAGCCCACGGCCAGTCGACGAGCGAGCACTGCGCGCCATCTACCGCGAGGCCATGCGGTACTGGTGA
- a CDS encoding purine-nucleoside phosphorylase: MMDILHPWQERAAERAQILAQRYHHTPDALIVLGSGLATLPEDAHVVARVPLDELTAIAAPAVTGHPRELVLAEWNGHPIWFCLGRYHLYQGLSAAEAAAPIALLAHLPGPIVILTNAAGSLHPTFAPGDLVLIRDHFFVPGLAGHHPLIPPAGRVRFFSLRDAYDRHLRAVARAAAARLGLELPEGTYAMVAGPTFETAAELRWLRAAGADLVGMSTIPEVILARALGLRVLAISVVTNLAIPEEPAIPTHEEVAAIGEQARPRLHRLLGFFLDQLAEESDAVTGREPV; this comes from the coding sequence GATGGACATCCTCCATCCCTGGCAGGAACGAGCAGCTGAGCGAGCGCAGATACTCGCCCAGCGTTATCACCACACTCCTGACGCGCTCATCGTCCTCGGCTCCGGGCTGGCGACTCTCCCTGAAGACGCGCATGTCGTGGCACGCGTCCCGCTCGACGAACTCACTGCGATCGCTGCCCCGGCTGTCACCGGTCATCCACGCGAGTTGGTGCTGGCAGAGTGGAATGGGCACCCGATCTGGTTTTGCCTCGGTCGTTATCACCTCTACCAGGGTCTCTCGGCTGCAGAAGCCGCTGCGCCGATCGCCCTCCTCGCCCACCTGCCTGGTCCGATCGTCATCCTGACCAATGCCGCCGGCTCCTTGCATCCGACCTTCGCACCGGGCGATCTCGTGCTGATCCGGGATCACTTCTTCGTCCCCGGTTTGGCCGGTCACCATCCGCTGATTCCACCGGCGGGACGGGTTCGCTTCTTCAGTCTGCGCGATGCCTACGATCGCCACCTCCGCGCGGTAGCTCGCGCTGCTGCGGCCCGACTCGGCCTGGAACTCCCGGAGGGAACGTATGCCATGGTCGCTGGGCCGACCTTCGAGACGGCAGCCGAACTTCGCTGGTTGCGAGCCGCCGGGGCTGATCTGGTCGGCATGTCGACCATCCCCGAAGTGATCCTAGCGCGGGCACTCGGGTTACGCGTCCTGGCCATCTCCGTCGTGACCAACTTGGCGATCCCAGAAGAGCCAGCGATCCCGACTCACGAAGAGGTGGCGGCCATCGGGGAACAGGCCCGGCCGCGCCTCCATCGACTGCTCGGCTTCTTCCTCGACCAACTGGCCGAGGAAAGCGATGCCGTCACGGGCCGCGAGCCTGTCTGA
- a CDS encoding prenyltransferase/squalene oxidase repeat-containing protein: protein MRRILAILTIFLLVLAPGASVSANQFTVGRALTGAVTWLTTQQRADGGFAGFTGESDPGMTVDAVLALASVGIDPGSVQQVGGASAIAYLESAAARYSEKPGGAAKLILAAVASGRDPRAFGGVDLVARLQRAYDRATGLYDQQLFSNAYALLALAAAGVPVPERAVQAVLERQAADGSWAWDGSTEPGAGDSNTTALVIQALVAAGQREHPQVRQALLYLRSVQAADGSFAYQPADQLVGDANSTALAVQALLAAGEEPQSPSWRFALDALARFANSSGALRWRDDAPDDNLFATVQAIPALAREAFPLRGIALPLTRARVPFETTAEGCRLFPETGHSLCGPFLETWEQRGGVANFGYPITGPFFDPHLRLLVQYTERARFEFHLKPDGSTLVMLGRLGAERLPAAPREPFAPAQPGDPAACTYFVETQHNLCHGFRAYWEQYGGLAVFGYPLSEEFVEDGMVVQYFERARFEWHPGSWPERHDVLLTRLGARIVEEGS, encoded by the coding sequence ATGCGTCGTATCCTCGCTATTCTGACCATTTTCTTGCTCGTTCTCGCACCAGGGGCGAGCGTATCGGCGAACCAGTTCACAGTAGGCCGGGCGCTCACTGGGGCAGTAACCTGGCTCACCACCCAGCAACGTGCTGATGGAGGTTTTGCCGGCTTCACGGGCGAGAGCGATCCTGGCATGACGGTCGATGCTGTCTTGGCTCTCGCCTCGGTCGGCATCGACCCTGGCTCGGTGCAGCAAGTCGGTGGAGCGAGCGCCATCGCGTACCTGGAGTCGGCCGCTGCCCGCTACAGCGAGAAGCCGGGTGGCGCGGCCAAGCTGATTCTCGCCGCTGTCGCGAGCGGGCGCGATCCACGTGCTTTCGGCGGCGTCGACCTCGTCGCTCGCCTGCAACGTGCCTACGACCGTGCGACCGGACTCTACGACCAGCAGCTCTTCAGCAACGCATACGCGCTGCTGGCACTCGCTGCTGCCGGCGTACCGGTTCCCGAGCGTGCGGTCCAAGCCGTGCTCGAACGGCAAGCGGCTGACGGCAGCTGGGCTTGGGACGGCAGCACAGAGCCGGGCGCAGGCGACTCGAACACGACGGCACTCGTGATCCAGGCGCTTGTTGCCGCGGGGCAGCGCGAGCATCCGCAGGTACGACAGGCCCTGCTGTATTTGCGCAGCGTCCAAGCCGCGGATGGCTCCTTTGCCTACCAACCCGCTGATCAGCTGGTCGGTGATGCCAACTCCACCGCACTCGCTGTCCAAGCGCTTTTGGCTGCGGGCGAGGAACCGCAATCCCCGTCCTGGCGCTTTGCGCTCGATGCCCTGGCTCGCTTCGCCAACTCGAGCGGCGCGCTCCGTTGGCGCGACGATGCCCCGGACGACAATCTGTTCGCCACCGTGCAAGCTATCCCTGCGCTGGCGCGCGAGGCCTTCCCGCTCCGCGGCATCGCTCTCCCGCTGACTCGAGCTCGCGTGCCGTTCGAGACCACTGCAGAAGGCTGCCGGCTGTTCCCGGAGACCGGACACAGCTTGTGCGGCCCGTTCCTGGAGACGTGGGAGCAGCGAGGAGGGGTCGCCAATTTCGGTTATCCGATCACCGGTCCATTCTTCGATCCGCACCTCCGGCTGCTCGTCCAGTATACGGAGCGCGCGCGTTTCGAATTCCACCTCAAGCCGGACGGAAGCACGCTCGTGATGCTCGGCCGGCTCGGTGCTGAGCGGCTCCCAGCAGCACCACGCGAACCGTTCGCCCCCGCTCAGCCAGGCGATCCGGCAGCCTGCACGTACTTCGTGGAGACGCAGCACAACCTCTGCCATGGTTTCCGCGCCTATTGGGAACAGTACGGTGGTCTCGCCGTCTTCGGTTACCCGCTCAGCGAGGAGTTCGTCGAAGACGGGATGGTCGTGCAGTATTTCGAGCGTGCCCGCTTCGAATGGCACCCCGGTAGCTGGCCGGAGCGGCACGATGTCTTGCTGACCCGGCTCGGCGCTCGCATCGTCGAGGAAGGCTCGTGA